A single region of the Kocuria rosea genome encodes:
- a CDS encoding glycoside hydrolase family 3 N-terminal domain-containing protein produces MTAPWNDPARPVAERVDALLQELSLEEKAGQLGSYWLRPDPEEATGGAAPMESAFADDRSTFEAAIAHGLGHITRAFGSAPISAADGVEHLRTLQRQVVETSRLGIPAIAHEECLTGFTTLGATCYPAAIAWGAAFDPELVRTMARHIGADMKGVGVHLGLSPVLDVVRDYRWGRVEETVGEDPYLVGTLTTEYVRGLQEAGVIATLKHFAGYSTSRAGRNHAPVSIGPREFRDVVLVPFEMAVKLGQAGAVMNSYADVDGVPPVADPELLTTLLRETWGFEGTVVSDYWAVSFLESMHHVAADPRDAGVQSLAAGMDVELPETGCFADLAGAVRDGALDESLLDRAVRRVLTQKVELGLLDPGFDPGTAGGAVDLDSPANRRLARRMAEESVVLLKNEGVLPLARDTARKVAVIGPSAGQPRAFLGCYSFTNHVLSRFGESGTGIEITSIVDALAEEFADGGTTFRHARGVDFTDPDTSGIAEAVAAAEEADLAVVTVGDLAGLFGTGTSGEGCDVVDLSLPGRQAELVEAVLATGTPVVLVLVTGRPYSLGAFDDRCAAVVQAFMPGEEGGHAVAGVLSGRVNPSGRLPVGIPRHVGGQPGTYLTPALGGYSEGVSNLDPRPLYPFGHGIGYSSFSYDALELSAAEIGTDGTVEAAVTVTNTSGRAGQEVVQLYLSDPVAQVVRPLKMLVGFAKIALEAGQSARVVFSVHADRTSFTGRAVRRIVEPGEFVLRAGTSSEDLPLEGRFTVTGTVRDVEDADRVLTTPVEVRVADRALAASADAS; encoded by the coding sequence ATGGAGTCCGCCTTCGCCGACGACCGCTCGACCTTCGAGGCCGCGATCGCGCACGGTCTCGGCCACATCACCCGGGCCTTCGGCAGCGCGCCGATCTCGGCCGCGGACGGGGTGGAGCACCTGCGCACCCTGCAGCGCCAGGTCGTGGAGACCTCCCGGCTCGGGATCCCGGCCATCGCCCACGAGGAGTGCCTCACCGGGTTCACCACCCTGGGGGCCACCTGCTACCCGGCCGCGATCGCCTGGGGCGCCGCCTTCGACCCCGAGCTGGTCCGCACCATGGCCCGGCACATCGGCGCCGACATGAAGGGCGTGGGCGTCCACCTCGGCCTCTCCCCCGTGCTCGACGTCGTCCGCGACTACCGCTGGGGCCGCGTCGAGGAGACCGTCGGCGAGGACCCCTACCTCGTGGGCACCCTGACCACCGAGTACGTCCGGGGGCTGCAGGAGGCCGGCGTGATCGCCACCCTGAAGCACTTCGCGGGCTACTCCACCTCCCGCGCCGGGCGCAACCACGCCCCCGTCTCGATCGGACCGCGCGAGTTCCGCGACGTCGTCCTCGTGCCCTTCGAGATGGCCGTCAAGCTCGGGCAGGCCGGCGCGGTGATGAACTCCTACGCGGACGTCGACGGCGTCCCGCCCGTCGCCGACCCCGAGCTGCTCACCACCCTCCTGCGGGAGACCTGGGGCTTCGAGGGCACGGTCGTCTCCGACTACTGGGCCGTGAGCTTCCTGGAGTCCATGCACCACGTCGCCGCGGACCCCCGCGACGCCGGCGTCCAGTCGCTCGCGGCCGGGATGGACGTGGAGCTGCCCGAGACCGGCTGCTTCGCGGACCTCGCCGGCGCCGTGCGCGACGGCGCGCTCGACGAGTCCCTGCTCGACCGCGCGGTGCGGCGGGTGCTGACGCAGAAGGTCGAGCTGGGCCTGCTGGATCCGGGCTTCGACCCCGGCACCGCGGGCGGGGCCGTCGACCTCGACTCCCCGGCGAACCGCCGGCTCGCCCGGCGCATGGCCGAGGAGTCCGTCGTCCTGCTCAAGAACGAGGGCGTCCTGCCGCTGGCCCGCGACACCGCCCGGAAGGTCGCGGTCATCGGCCCCAGCGCCGGGCAGCCCCGCGCGTTCCTCGGCTGCTACAGCTTCACCAACCACGTCCTGTCCCGCTTCGGGGAGTCCGGCACCGGCATCGAGATCACCTCGATCGTCGACGCCCTCGCCGAGGAGTTCGCGGACGGGGGGACCACCTTCCGGCACGCCCGCGGCGTCGACTTCACCGACCCCGACACCAGCGGCATCGCCGAGGCCGTGGCCGCGGCCGAGGAGGCCGACCTCGCGGTCGTCACCGTGGGCGACCTCGCCGGGCTCTTCGGCACGGGCACCTCCGGCGAGGGCTGCGACGTCGTGGACCTGTCCCTGCCCGGCCGGCAGGCCGAGCTCGTCGAGGCCGTGCTCGCCACGGGCACCCCGGTGGTCCTCGTGCTCGTGACGGGCCGCCCCTACAGCCTCGGCGCGTTCGACGACCGCTGCGCGGCCGTGGTGCAGGCCTTCATGCCCGGCGAGGAGGGCGGGCACGCCGTCGCCGGAGTGCTCTCCGGGCGGGTGAACCCCTCCGGGCGGCTGCCCGTGGGGATCCCCCGGCACGTGGGCGGGCAGCCCGGCACCTACCTGACCCCCGCCCTGGGCGGATACTCGGAGGGCGTCTCCAACCTGGACCCTCGGCCGCTGTACCCGTTCGGCCACGGCATCGGCTACTCGAGCTTCTCCTACGACGCGCTCGAGCTGTCCGCGGCCGAGATCGGCACCGACGGCACCGTGGAGGCCGCGGTCACCGTGACCAACACCTCCGGCCGGGCCGGCCAGGAGGTCGTCCAGCTGTACCTGAGCGACCCCGTCGCCCAGGTCGTCCGGCCGCTGAAGATGCTCGTCGGCTTCGCCAAGATCGCGCTGGAGGCCGGGCAGAGCGCCCGCGTGGTCTTCTCCGTCCACGCCGACCGCACCTCGTTCACGGGCCGGGCCGTGCGCCGGATCGTGGAGCCGGGCGAGTTCGTCCTGCGCGCCGGCACCTCCAGCGAGGACCTGCCCCTCGAGGGCCGGTTCACGGTCACCGGCACGGTCCGGGACGTGGAGGACGCCGACCGCGTCCTCACGACCCCCGTCGAGGTCCGCGTCGCCGACCGCGCCCTCGCCGCGTCCGCCGACGCCTCCTGA
- a CDS encoding endo-1,4-beta-xylanase: MSRRAPLLRAGAATAVAALCLTAVPQAASAAPETRPPGLAKQDTLRWNTPKDFRIGSAVAGGGHHTSADYPEPFPSDPEYRSVLAREFSSLTPENQMKWEFIHPEEGVYEFGPADDIVDFAEANGQVVRGHTLFWHSQNPDWLEEGDYTPDELRAILKEHIHTVVGHYEGRIQQWEVANEIFDDSGNLRLQENIWLRELGPEIIADIFRWAHEADPNAQLFFNDYNVEGINAKSDAYYALIQDLLAQGVPVHGFGMQTHLGLQYGFDGRMQQNLQRFDNLGLETAVTEIDVRGPVDGDDRMTDELRRKQADWYRTALEACLAVEDCNSFTVWGVLDEHSWVPNTFPGYGDALTMEGDYERKPAYDALQEALVRSQPGGDAKWEHHPAFR; the protein is encoded by the coding sequence ATGAGCAGACGAGCCCCCCTCCTCCGCGCCGGAGCGGCCACCGCCGTCGCCGCCCTGTGCCTCACCGCGGTCCCCCAGGCCGCGAGCGCCGCCCCGGAGACCCGGCCCCCCGGCCTGGCGAAGCAGGACACCCTGCGCTGGAACACCCCGAAGGACTTCCGCATCGGCAGCGCCGTGGCCGGCGGAGGCCACCACACCAGCGCCGACTACCCGGAGCCCTTCCCCTCCGACCCCGAGTACCGCTCCGTCCTGGCGCGGGAGTTCAGCTCCCTGACCCCCGAGAACCAGATGAAGTGGGAGTTCATCCACCCCGAGGAGGGGGTCTACGAGTTCGGCCCCGCGGACGACATCGTCGACTTCGCCGAGGCCAACGGGCAGGTCGTGCGCGGCCACACCCTGTTCTGGCACAGCCAGAACCCCGACTGGCTCGAGGAAGGCGACTACACCCCCGACGAGCTGCGCGCCATCCTCAAGGAGCACATCCACACGGTGGTCGGCCACTACGAGGGCCGCATCCAGCAGTGGGAGGTCGCCAACGAGATCTTCGACGACAGCGGGAACCTGCGCCTGCAGGAGAACATCTGGCTGCGGGAGCTGGGCCCGGAGATCATCGCCGACATCTTCCGCTGGGCCCACGAGGCCGACCCGAACGCCCAGCTGTTCTTCAACGACTACAACGTGGAGGGCATCAACGCGAAGTCCGACGCCTACTACGCGCTGATCCAGGACCTGCTCGCGCAGGGCGTGCCGGTCCACGGCTTCGGGATGCAGACCCACCTCGGCCTCCAGTACGGCTTCGACGGGCGCATGCAGCAGAACCTCCAGCGCTTCGACAACCTGGGGCTGGAGACGGCCGTCACGGAGATCGACGTCCGCGGACCGGTCGACGGCGACGACCGGATGACCGACGAGCTGCGCCGGAAGCAGGCCGACTGGTACCGCACGGCCCTCGAGGCGTGCCTGGCCGTGGAGGACTGCAACTCCTTCACCGTGTGGGGCGTGCTCGACGAGCACTCCTGGGTGCCGAACACCTTCCCCGGCTACGGGGACGCCCTGACCATGGAGGGCGACTACGAGCGCAAGCCGGCCTACGACGCCCTCCAGGAGGCCCTGGTCCGCTCGCAGCCCGGCGGCGACGCGAAGTGGGAGCACCACCCCGCGTTCCGCTGA
- a CDS encoding ROK family transcriptional regulator: MQSSHLREHNLSTVLRAVAGADAPVSRAALAKLTGLTKPTVSKLVQELLEAGLLVEGRQAAARVSGRPTIPLTVARGTVLGVGLEIAADHLACLVTDLGGRVLHEESRFGAFAGASVDEVASVLAGLLDTALAPRRDVPVAGICVSVPGRLSTDRATVLSAPNLAWQDVPLVERLREHPAFRGPGLTAGNDSMLAARTEVLRRPGASFLFLHGQTGIGGAVVLEGRILRGEHGWAGELGHVTITPGGELCRCGRRGCLEAYASYHALRGRTGLPEDVRIEDLVAATAERLQSREAVMEMIGRPLGVVLANSMNVLDLSTVVLSGYFAPIAPELEPVLREVLEAHALTAEVGPVEIQRSAAEAHPALTGAAATALEAIYDSPARWIDRR; encoded by the coding sequence GTGCAGTCGAGCCACCTGCGGGAGCACAACCTCTCCACCGTGCTGCGCGCCGTCGCCGGGGCGGACGCGCCGGTCTCGCGCGCCGCGCTCGCCAAGCTCACCGGGCTCACGAAGCCCACCGTGTCCAAACTGGTGCAGGAGCTGCTCGAGGCGGGTCTGCTCGTCGAGGGCCGGCAGGCGGCCGCGCGGGTGTCCGGGCGGCCGACGATCCCCCTGACCGTGGCCCGGGGGACCGTGCTGGGCGTGGGCCTGGAGATCGCCGCCGACCACCTCGCGTGCCTCGTCACGGATCTCGGCGGCCGCGTCCTGCACGAGGAGTCCCGTTTCGGGGCCTTCGCCGGGGCGTCCGTGGACGAGGTCGCCTCCGTGCTGGCCGGTCTGCTGGACACCGCCCTGGCGCCCCGCCGGGACGTGCCCGTGGCCGGGATCTGCGTCTCGGTCCCCGGCCGGCTCTCCACGGACCGCGCCACCGTGCTCTCCGCCCCCAACCTCGCCTGGCAGGACGTCCCGCTGGTCGAGCGGCTCCGGGAGCACCCGGCGTTCCGGGGCCCGGGGCTCACCGCCGGCAACGACAGCATGCTCGCCGCGCGCACCGAGGTCCTGCGCCGGCCGGGCGCGTCCTTCCTCTTCCTGCACGGCCAGACCGGCATCGGCGGCGCCGTGGTCCTGGAGGGGCGCATCCTCCGCGGTGAGCACGGCTGGGCGGGGGAACTGGGCCACGTCACGATCACCCCCGGCGGGGAGCTGTGCCGGTGCGGGCGGCGCGGCTGCCTCGAGGCCTACGCCAGCTACCACGCGCTGCGGGGCCGGACCGGCCTGCCGGAGGACGTCCGGATCGAGGACCTCGTGGCGGCCACGGCGGAGCGGCTGCAGAGCCGGGAGGCGGTCATGGAGATGATCGGGCGGCCCCTCGGCGTGGTGCTCGCGAACTCGATGAACGTCCTGGACCTGTCGACGGTCGTGCTCTCCGGGTACTTCGCCCCGATCGCCCCGGAGCTGGAGCCCGTGCTGCGCGAGGTCCTGGAGGCGCACGCGCTCACGGCGGAGGTGGGGCCCGTCGAGATCCAGCGCTCCGCCGCGGAGGCCCATCCCGCCCTGACCGGCGCGGCCGCCACGGCCCTCGAGGCCATTTACGACTCGCCGGCCCGCTGGATCGACCGGCGCTGA
- the xylA gene encoding xylose isomerase, which translates to MPTSSPATSLAPSLTPSPADKFSFGLWTVGWAARDQFGTASRPELDPLESVRKLKELGAWGFTFHDNDLIPFDATEAQREKLIGQLKQTMDETGMVCEMVTTDTFAEPIFKDGAFTSNDRRVRRYGLRKVLRNVDLAAELGATTFVMWGGREGTEYDSSKDLYAALDRYAEGIDTVAGYIKSQGYDMRIGLEPKPNEPRGNIFLPTIGHALAFIDRLENGDVVGVNPETGHEQMATLNYTHGLAEALWCEKLFHIDLNGQNGPMYDQDLVFGHGNLISAFFTVDLLENGFPSLPGAYQGARHFDYKPSRTEHLDGVWDSAAANMRMYLLLKERAVAFRQDPDVQEAMEQSGILELGEPTLAEGEDLEAFLADRSAYEDLDLTGPSERNYGFVRLHQLAVEHLMGARG; encoded by the coding sequence ATGCCCACCTCCTCCCCCGCGACCTCCCTCGCCCCGTCACTCACCCCGTCCCCCGCGGACAAGTTCTCCTTCGGCCTGTGGACCGTGGGCTGGGCCGCCCGCGACCAGTTCGGCACCGCCTCCCGGCCCGAGCTCGACCCCCTCGAGTCCGTGCGCAAGCTCAAGGAGCTCGGCGCCTGGGGCTTCACCTTCCACGACAACGACCTGATCCCCTTCGACGCCACCGAGGCCCAGCGCGAGAAGCTGATCGGGCAGCTGAAGCAGACCATGGACGAGACCGGCATGGTCTGCGAGATGGTCACCACGGACACCTTCGCGGAGCCGATCTTCAAGGACGGCGCGTTCACGTCCAACGACCGGCGGGTCCGGCGCTACGGCCTGCGCAAGGTGCTCCGCAACGTGGACCTCGCCGCCGAGCTCGGCGCCACGACCTTCGTGATGTGGGGCGGGCGCGAGGGCACCGAGTACGACTCCTCCAAGGACCTCTACGCCGCCCTGGACCGCTACGCCGAGGGCATCGACACCGTGGCCGGGTACATCAAGTCCCAGGGCTACGACATGCGCATCGGCCTCGAGCCGAAGCCCAACGAGCCCCGCGGCAACATCTTCCTGCCGACCATCGGGCACGCCCTCGCGTTCATCGACCGGCTCGAGAACGGGGACGTCGTGGGCGTGAACCCGGAGACCGGGCACGAGCAGATGGCCACGCTGAACTACACGCACGGCCTCGCCGAGGCGCTGTGGTGCGAGAAGCTGTTCCACATCGACCTCAACGGGCAGAACGGCCCGATGTACGACCAGGACCTGGTGTTCGGCCACGGCAACCTGATCAGCGCCTTCTTCACGGTGGACCTGCTGGAGAACGGGTTCCCGTCCCTGCCGGGCGCCTACCAGGGGGCCCGGCACTTCGACTACAAGCCCTCCCGCACCGAGCACCTCGACGGCGTCTGGGACTCGGCCGCGGCGAACATGCGGATGTACCTGCTGCTGAAGGAGCGGGCGGTGGCCTTCCGCCAGGACCCCGACGTCCAGGAGGCCATGGAGCAGTCCGGCATCCTCGAGCTCGGCGAGCCGACCCTCGCCGAGGGCGAGGACCTCGAGGCGTTCCTCGCCGACCGCAGCGCCTACGAGGACCTCGACCTGACGGGCCCGTCGGAGCGCAACTACGGCTTCGTGCGCCTGCACCAGCTCGCCGTCGAGCACCTCATGGGCGCCCGGGGCTGA
- the xylB gene encoding xylulokinase — protein sequence MARTTVLGIDSSTQSTKALLVDAGTGEVLAQRRAPHPDGTEVDPRAWLAALDDAAGPFLAEAAAVSVGGQQHGMVALDEHDAVVRDALLWNDTRSAPQARRLVEEMGGAAACAEELGSVLVASMTSTKLRWMAEHEPEHAARTHRVLLPHDYLSHHLDAGRSSFFTDRGDASGTGYFSTRTGAWDHALVEQALGHDLELPQVAAAPNAVMGRTAAGAVLAAGTGDNMAAALGVTLGPGDVSLSIGTSGVAAMVSETRTADPSGLVTGFADATGRYLPMATTLNAARILEFGARVLGVDHAGLAELALAGHPGAGGVTLLPYLDGERTPDRPEARATLHGMSSRTGREDIARACVEGLLCSLADGVAALERATGTAAERILLIGGGAQSEAVRRLAPAVLGRPVLVPAPAEYVALGAARQAAWALSGEDEPPAWALAGARQYEAEPTPGVLEAYRTLRDRTAGWSRPPAGAHPQR from the coding sequence ATGGCACGCACCACCGTCCTGGGCATCGACTCCTCCACCCAGTCCACCAAGGCGCTCCTCGTCGACGCCGGCACCGGCGAGGTCCTCGCGCAGCGCCGCGCCCCCCACCCGGACGGGACCGAGGTGGACCCCCGGGCCTGGCTCGCCGCGCTCGACGACGCCGCCGGGCCCTTCCTCGCGGAGGCCGCCGCGGTCTCCGTCGGGGGCCAGCAGCACGGGATGGTCGCCCTCGACGAGCACGACGCCGTGGTGCGCGACGCCCTGCTGTGGAACGACACCCGCTCGGCGCCGCAGGCCCGCCGGCTCGTCGAGGAGATGGGCGGTGCGGCCGCCTGCGCCGAGGAGCTCGGCAGCGTGCTGGTCGCGTCCATGACGTCCACCAAGCTGCGCTGGATGGCGGAGCACGAGCCGGAGCACGCCGCCCGCACCCACCGGGTGCTGCTGCCCCACGACTACCTGTCCCACCACCTCGACGCCGGCCGGTCGTCCTTCTTCACCGACCGCGGCGACGCCTCCGGGACCGGCTACTTCTCCACGCGCACCGGCGCCTGGGACCACGCCCTCGTGGAGCAGGCGCTCGGCCACGACCTCGAGCTCCCGCAGGTGGCCGCCGCCCCGAACGCGGTCATGGGCCGCACGGCCGCGGGGGCGGTGCTCGCGGCCGGCACGGGCGACAACATGGCCGCCGCGCTGGGCGTCACGCTCGGCCCCGGCGACGTGTCCCTGTCGATCGGCACCTCCGGGGTCGCGGCCATGGTCTCGGAGACCCGCACCGCGGACCCCAGCGGGCTGGTGACCGGCTTCGCCGACGCCACCGGCCGCTACCTGCCCATGGCCACGACCCTCAACGCCGCCCGGATCCTGGAGTTCGGGGCCCGGGTGCTGGGCGTCGACCACGCGGGCCTCGCCGAGCTCGCCCTCGCGGGCCATCCCGGGGCGGGCGGCGTCACCCTGCTCCCCTACCTCGACGGGGAGCGCACGCCCGACCGGCCCGAGGCCCGCGCCACCCTGCACGGGATGTCCTCGCGCACCGGCCGGGAGGACATCGCCCGGGCCTGCGTGGAGGGCCTGCTCTGCTCCCTCGCCGACGGCGTGGCCGCGCTCGAGCGGGCCACCGGCACCGCTGCGGAGCGGATCCTCCTGATCGGCGGCGGCGCGCAGTCCGAGGCGGTGCGCCGGCTCGCCCCGGCCGTGCTCGGCCGTCCCGTGCTCGTCCCCGCCCCGGCGGAGTACGTGGCCCTCGGTGCCGCCCGGCAGGCCGCCTGGGCCCTCTCGGGCGAGGACGAGCCCCCGGCCTGGGCGCTCGCCGGCGCCCGGCAGTACGAGGCGGAGCCGACGCCCGGGGTCCTGGAGGCCTACCGCACGCTGCGCGATCGGACCGCCGGCTGGTCCCGGCCCCCGGCCGGCGCCCACCCCCAGCGGTGA
- a CDS encoding PTS sugar transporter subunit IIA encodes MSDRTSRAEDDSPGRSGSVLDHLSESTVLLDVRGADRDGVIRQLAELGAHTGRAYDADSTVAAALAREEEGSTGVGNGVALPHAKSAGAERPMIAFARSRDGVEWNALDGEPVHLVFLISLPEERSGEEHLELLAELSEALAGESCRRALLDAGSASEVLAALEEALG; translated from the coding sequence ATGAGCGACAGGACCTCCCGCGCCGAGGACGACTCCCCGGGGCGCTCCGGCTCCGTCCTGGACCACCTGAGCGAGTCGACCGTGCTCCTGGACGTCCGCGGGGCGGACCGGGACGGCGTCATCCGGCAGCTCGCCGAGCTCGGCGCGCACACGGGGCGGGCGTACGACGCCGACAGCACCGTCGCGGCGGCCCTGGCCCGGGAGGAGGAGGGGTCCACCGGGGTGGGCAACGGCGTGGCCCTGCCGCACGCCAAGTCCGCCGGTGCCGAGCGGCCGATGATCGCGTTCGCCCGCAGCCGGGACGGCGTGGAGTGGAACGCGCTGGACGGCGAACCGGTCCACCTGGTCTTCCTGATCTCCCTCCCGGAGGAGCGCTCCGGGGAGGAGCACCTGGAGCTGCTGGCCGAGCTCTCCGAGGCCCTGGCCGGGGAGTCCTGCCGGCGGGCCCTCCTCGACGCCGGGAGCGCGTCCGAGGTGCTGGCCGCGCTGGAGGAGGCGCTGGGCTGA
- a CDS encoding LamB/YcsF family protein, with protein sequence MPPSDIDLNADCGESLSAWAMAGDEAVLHVVTSANVACGFHAGDPTVARRTCTVAAEQGVAVGAQVSYDDLKGFGRRFIAVPRAELTDQLVYQIGALQALARASGTGVSYVKPHGALYNAIVHHEEHAGAVVDAVRDVDDALPLLVLPGSEIERQARAAGLRTVREAFADRGYTPQATLVPRTEAGAVLHDADEIAARVVRMAVEGVVEAVDGSLVAVDAQSICVHGDTPGALAIAERVRRALEEAGLRVGSFL encoded by the coding sequence ATGCCCCCCTCCGACATCGACCTCAACGCGGACTGCGGCGAGTCGCTCAGCGCCTGGGCCATGGCCGGCGACGAGGCCGTCCTGCACGTGGTCACCAGCGCCAACGTGGCCTGCGGCTTCCACGCGGGGGACCCGACGGTCGCCCGCCGGACCTGCACCGTGGCCGCCGAGCAGGGCGTGGCCGTGGGCGCGCAGGTCTCCTACGACGACCTCAAGGGCTTCGGCCGCCGCTTCATCGCCGTGCCCCGGGCGGAGCTGACCGACCAGCTGGTGTACCAGATCGGCGCCCTCCAGGCCCTGGCCCGCGCCTCGGGCACCGGGGTGAGCTACGTCAAGCCGCACGGCGCCCTGTACAACGCGATCGTCCACCACGAGGAGCACGCAGGAGCGGTGGTGGACGCCGTGCGCGACGTCGACGACGCCCTGCCCCTGCTGGTGCTGCCCGGCTCCGAGATCGAGCGCCAGGCGCGGGCGGCCGGGCTGCGCACGGTCCGCGAGGCCTTCGCCGACCGCGGCTACACGCCGCAGGCCACGCTCGTGCCCCGCACCGAGGCCGGCGCCGTCCTGCACGACGCCGACGAGATCGCCGCCCGCGTGGTGCGGATGGCCGTCGAGGGCGTGGTCGAGGCCGTCGACGGCTCCCTCGTGGCGGTGGACGCCCAGAGCATCTGCGTGCACGGGGACACCCCCGGGGCGCTGGCCATCGCCGAGCGCGTGCGCCGCGCCCTCGAGGAGGCCGGTCTGCGGGTCGGGAGCTTCCTGTGA
- a CDS encoding 5-oxoprolinase/urea amidolyase family protein — translation MSGPAPAGPRRVRPLGPRAALVECADLHDAVAVHARLAAADLPGLVDCVAGAETVVVRASTTDALRGVVRAARAVPRGSAGAGGARTVTIDVVYDGEDLEAVGELTGLGADGVVRFHTGQAWTAAFAGFAPGFFYCVGEDGPDVPRRSTPRTAVPAGSVALAGRFSAVYPRSSPGGWQLIGRSAARMFDLDREDPALLRPGDRVRYRPVRELVEVAATAARTAPVRGPHLTVGAPGLQTLVQDGGRAGSAALGVSPSGALDATAAGSANRLVGNGAGAAVLEHLLGGLELTAHGEHVLAVTGARAALTVTGPAPWRPPPGTPFALRDGERLAVGTVTAGARVYVGVRGGITVPPVLGSRSADTLAGLGPAPLAAGDALPVGPEPGTAVRPPEPAPAPAAVPAVRVVPGPRDDWFTPAAVASFFAQEWELTASSDRVGARLSGEPLERVRTDELPSEGTVPGCVQVPPAGLPVVLLQDAPTTGGYPVLGVVHPEDLAVLAQLRPGGRLRFVRLPAPDLGPPPAEDPGPATAQAEPDSTATSTSTDMSTDMSTDTSRE, via the coding sequence GTGAGCGGGCCGGCCCCCGCGGGGCCCCGCCGGGTCCGGCCGCTCGGCCCGCGGGCGGCGCTGGTCGAGTGCGCCGACCTGCACGACGCCGTGGCGGTGCACGCCCGGCTCGCCGCCGCGGACCTGCCCGGGCTCGTGGACTGCGTGGCCGGCGCGGAGACCGTGGTGGTGCGCGCGAGCACCACCGATGCGCTGCGGGGAGTCGTCCGCGCCGCCCGCGCCGTCCCCCGCGGGAGCGCCGGGGCCGGCGGGGCCCGCACCGTGACCATCGACGTCGTCTACGACGGCGAGGACCTCGAGGCGGTCGGCGAGCTCACGGGCCTCGGCGCGGACGGGGTGGTCCGGTTCCACACCGGGCAGGCGTGGACGGCCGCCTTCGCCGGCTTCGCGCCCGGCTTCTTCTACTGCGTGGGCGAGGACGGTCCCGACGTCCCGCGCCGGAGCACGCCGCGCACCGCCGTCCCCGCCGGCTCGGTGGCCCTGGCCGGCCGGTTCTCCGCCGTCTATCCCCGCAGCTCCCCCGGCGGCTGGCAGCTCATCGGCCGCTCCGCGGCCCGGATGTTCGACCTCGACCGCGAGGACCCCGCGCTGCTGCGCCCCGGGGACCGGGTGCGCTACCGGCCCGTGCGCGAGCTCGTGGAGGTCGCCGCGACCGCAGCCCGGACCGCCCCGGTGCGGGGGCCCCACCTGACGGTCGGCGCCCCCGGGCTGCAGACCCTCGTCCAGGACGGCGGCCGGGCGGGCTCCGCCGCGCTGGGCGTGTCCCCCTCGGGCGCGCTCGACGCCACCGCCGCCGGATCGGCCAACCGGCTCGTGGGCAACGGCGCGGGGGCGGCGGTGCTGGAGCACCTGCTCGGCGGGCTCGAGCTGACCGCCCACGGGGAGCACGTCCTGGCGGTCACCGGCGCGCGGGCGGCGCTGACGGTCACGGGCCCGGCCCCGTGGCGGCCCCCGCCCGGCACCCCCTTCGCCCTGCGCGACGGCGAACGGCTGGCCGTCGGCACCGTGACGGCCGGGGCGCGGGTCTACGTGGGCGTCCGCGGCGGGATCACGGTCCCGCCGGTGCTGGGCAGCCGCTCCGCGGACACGCTCGCGGGGCTGGGCCCGGCCCCCCTGGCCGCCGGCGACGCCCTGCCGGTCGGACCGGAGCCGGGCACCGCCGTCCGGCCTCCCGAGCCGGCGCCCGCCCCGGCCGCGGTGCCCGCGGTCCGCGTGGTCCCGGGCCCCCGCGACGACTGGTTCACCCCCGCCGCCGTGGCCTCCTTCTTCGCGCAGGAGTGGGAGCTGACCGCGTCCTCCGACCGCGTGGGCGCCCGGCTCTCCGGCGAGCCGCTGGAGCGGGTGCGCACGGACGAGCTGCCCAGCGAGGGGACCGTGCCCGGCTGCGTCCAGGTCCCGCCCGCGGGCCTGCCGGTCGTCCTGCTGCAGGACGCACCCACCACCGGCGGCTACCCCGTGCTCGGGGTGGTGCACCCGGAGGACCTCGCCGTGCTCGCCCAGCTGCGCCCCGGCGGGCGCCTGCGCTTCGTCCGGCTGCCGGCGCCCGATCTCGGCCCGCCGCCCGCGGAGGACCCCGGGCCCGCCACCGCGCAGGCCGAACCCGACAGCACCGCCACCAGCACGTCCACCGACATGTCCACCGACATGTCCACCGACACCTCCCGGGAGTAG